A single Acropora palmata chromosome 5, jaAcrPala1.3, whole genome shotgun sequence DNA region contains:
- the LOC141882354 gene encoding LOW QUALITY PROTEIN: uncharacterized protein LOC141882354 (The sequence of the model RefSeq protein was modified relative to this genomic sequence to represent the inferred CDS: substituted 1 base at 1 genomic stop codon), with product MALQRAEKFLNAMKDVREGGMSTQKAAQKWELKKXTLHDRLNGSVNFDRQKGPSSVLTKAEENQFADWLIELANRGFGLSRDGFLKAVKKFLDKDGRTTPFKDNKPGNKWFGSFIKRNPKVKLCKARSLQTKRASISKDAVDTWFKDFATFLIEKGSREHITMVPCFNACVQWMPPYFIFPGKRVAVTFNPLEGGVEGSIFSMMETRYMYMQTFYMWFANHFIPYLPPARPVVLLIDRHDSHLDLETFQLAQKNGICLYALLKNAAHLVQPADVGLFGPTQKSWYKSVREFSQRNPNSDINKRNFYSVFKGTWEDVMSPSVLVSVFRKSGIYLLNRNQASGEVLVPSPKPSNEEDSPETGSTQTTTTLQAFNALEAALSTPVREKYRRRMEENYDLNRSETFMAWKKLYTNSSSSSQQTMQMKPPNQTLEVTWCFKQGRHQLNSSGEVLKEILTYPTLEPKGLPKRKNLKRTFPNIVSGPEAMQLLLDEKLKKARQLAEKQRKMRDKEAKKEEKRKRIEEEKVQKQLERKEKKKNEQKCKQ from the exons ATGGCGTTGCAACGGGCCGAAAAATTTCTAAACGCAATGAAAGATGTGAGAGAAGGTGGAATGAGTACTCAAAAAGCCGCACAAAAGTGGGAACTAAAGAAATAAACTCTGCATGACAGGCTAAATGGGAGTGTGAACTTTGACCGCCAGAAGGGGCCTTCTTCAGTTCTAACCAAAGCTGAGGAAAACCAATTCGCAGATTGGCTGATTGAGCTGGCAAACCGTGGTTTTGGCTTGTCGAGGGATGGTTTCCTTAAAGCAGTGAAAAAATTCCTTGACAAAGATGGAAGGACCACACCTTTTAAAGACAACAAGCCTGGAAACAAGTGGTTTGGAAGTTTCATCAAGCGCAACCCTAAAGTAAAACTTTGCAAGGCAAGATCTCTACAGACGAAAAGGGCTAGTATATCTAAGGATGCTGTAGATACCTGGTTTAAAGATTTTGCTACATTTCTAATTGAAAAAG GAAGTAGAGAGCACATCACGATGGTACCTTGTTTCAATGCATGTGTACAGTGGATGCCGCCATACTTCATCTTCCCTGGAAAGCGCGTCGCGGTGACTTTCAACCCCTTAGAGGGAGGTGTTGAAGGAAGTATTTTTTCTATGATGGAAACCAGATACATGTATATGCAAACATTTTACATGTGGTTTGCGAATCATTTCATCCCATACCTTCCACCAGCGAGGCCTGTTGTACTCCTCATTGACAGACATGATTCTCATCTTGATCTTGAGACATTCCAGCTAGCGCAGAAGAATGGAATTTGTTTGTATGCTCTTCTCAAAAACGCAGCTCACCTCGTTCAACCTGCTGATGTTGGTCTCTTTGGACCCACGCAGAAAAGCTGGTATAAATCAGTTAGAGAATTCAGTCAGCGGAACCCAAACAGTGACATTAACAAGAGGAATTTCTACTCAGTCTTTAAAGGGACTTGGGAGGACGTCATGAGTCCTTCTGTTCTTGTTAGTGTGTTTCGCAAGTCTGGTATATATCTCCTTAACAGAAACCAGGCCTCAGGGGAGGTGCTAGTTCCTTCTCCCAAACCATCCAACGAGGAAGATTCACCTGAGACAGGTTCCACCCAAACAACCACTACGCTTCAAGCATTTAATGCCCTGGAAGCTGCTCTGTCCACTCCGGTGAGAGAAAAATACCGTCGTAGAATGGAAGAAAATTATGACCTGAACAGGAGCGAGACCTTCATGGCTTGGAAAAAGCTTTACACCAACTCTAGCTCGTCTAGTCAACAAACAATGCAAATGAAGCCGCCAAACCAGACCTTAGAGGTTACATGGTGTTTCAAACAAGGGAGACATCAGTTAAATTCCTCAGGTGAGGTGTTAAAAGAGATCCTGACGTATCCTACCCTTGAACCAAAAGGACTTCCGAAGAGGAAGAATCTAAAGAGAACCTTCCCCAACATTGTCAGTGGCCCTGAGGCAATGCAGCTACTACTTGATGAAAAGCTCAAAAAAGCACGTCAGTTGGCAGAAAAACAGAGGAAGATGAGAGATAAGGAAGCgaagaaggaagaaaaacgaaagagaATTGAGGAAGAGAAAGTTCAGAAGCAGttagaaagaaaagaaaaaaagaaaaacgaacaaAAATGCAAGCAATGA